Proteins from a single region of Mumia flava:
- a CDS encoding GPP34 family phosphoprotein produces MLIAEDVALLALDRDSGRVVADEVEVRHALAGALLLDLARAGVVRLEGTSVIAAGDVSPIHPLHRFAWCLIAAEVPLEVRDAIRHMAPTLTETVLGSLAERGVVRRADRRRVFRSSVCWHVDDPAGLDALRAETGRPVAAEARTAASGCDLQTAAVLTALAGSGLLGLVAPPPTPATAETYDRAAAAIAVGAGDLLPLCRAIHAGLGRSLHPAEIGSATSSSAAASA; encoded by the coding sequence ATGCTGATCGCCGAGGATGTCGCGCTCCTCGCACTCGACCGTGACTCGGGTCGCGTGGTCGCCGACGAGGTCGAGGTCCGCCATGCCCTCGCCGGCGCACTGCTCCTCGACCTCGCCCGCGCCGGCGTCGTCCGGCTCGAGGGCACCTCGGTCATCGCCGCCGGGGACGTCAGCCCGATCCACCCGCTGCACCGCTTCGCGTGGTGCCTGATCGCCGCCGAGGTCCCGCTCGAGGTCCGCGACGCCATCCGCCACATGGCACCGACCCTCACGGAGACCGTGCTCGGGTCGCTGGCCGAGCGCGGCGTCGTCCGGCGGGCGGACCGGCGCCGCGTCTTCCGGTCGTCGGTGTGCTGGCACGTCGACGATCCTGCGGGTCTCGATGCGCTGCGCGCCGAGACCGGGCGCCCGGTGGCCGCGGAGGCCCGTACGGCGGCGTCCGGCTGCGACCTGCAGACCGCCGCCGTCCTGACCGCGCTCGCCGGGTCGGGCCTGCTCGGACTGGTCGCACCGCCACCGACCCCGGCGACCGCCGAGACCTACGACCGTGCGGCCGCGGCGATCGCCGTGGGCGCCGGCGACCTGCTCCCCCTGTGCCGCGCGATCCATGCAGGCCTCGGACGTTCCCTGCACCCGGCCGAGATCGGCTCCGCGACCTCAAGCAGCGCCGCCGCGTCAGCCTGA
- a CDS encoding nitroreductase family protein gives MELREAIRRRRMVRAYEDHPVPQDVVDRILDHATRAPNAGFTQGWAFLVLDEPVTVERFWEVTTPPSRAATPSAWLRGMRTAPVVIVPMSSKDAYLDRYAEPDKGWTDRDEDRWAVPYWHVDAGMASLLALLTAVDEGLGACFFGIPPTRTARFREAFGVPDAFAPVGAITVGFPDAANDRATGSRDRGRRPVREVVHRGQW, from the coding sequence GTGGAGCTGCGTGAGGCGATCCGCCGTCGCCGGATGGTCCGCGCGTACGAGGACCATCCGGTGCCGCAGGACGTGGTCGACCGGATCCTCGACCACGCGACCCGCGCTCCGAACGCCGGCTTCACCCAAGGATGGGCGTTCCTCGTGCTCGACGAGCCCGTGACCGTCGAGCGGTTCTGGGAGGTCACGACCCCTCCGTCGCGTGCCGCAACCCCGTCGGCCTGGCTCCGCGGGATGCGGACCGCGCCCGTCGTGATCGTGCCGATGTCGAGCAAGGACGCCTACCTGGACCGCTACGCGGAGCCGGACAAGGGGTGGACCGACCGCGACGAGGACCGGTGGGCGGTGCCCTACTGGCACGTCGACGCCGGGATGGCGTCGCTGCTCGCGCTCCTGACTGCTGTCGACGAAGGGCTCGGCGCCTGCTTCTTCGGGATCCCGCCGACGCGTACGGCGAGGTTCCGCGAGGCGTTCGGAGTGCCGGACGCGTTCGCTCCCGTCGGCGCGATCACGGTCGGGTTCCCCGATGCGGCGAACGACCGTGCGACCGGCTCACGAGACCGCGGCCGTCGCCCGGTGCGCGAGGTCGTCCACCGCGGGCAGTGGTGA
- a CDS encoding NHL repeat-containing protein: MPRRTTTTTLLAATISGAGLVAATLATAPSAAAADVDPAPVRVVSGGSTGLGIPHGVTHDGFGRLYVANPTSDSVTVYGASASGNAAPIRTIAGGATGLDQPTDVAVDDAGYLYVSAMGAGSVRVFAPGANGNVAPVKVLAGANTGIDEPYGVDVDAGGTVYVTDFASSRVLVFGPAKSGNATPSRTVAGAQTELDGPVGIDVAQGRMYVTNYLTGTVTVYPATADGNVAPARLIGGLQTQLAYPFGVQTDSFGRIYVANFNPGSVVVFGPGADGNKAPLARVTGPTSQLTNPIGITVDATHTPTVTSGNTVLSYAPLYPVPTPGPLVTKPGQVRSLTVKGKPRAKRWIVDWRRPGYIGQAAINRYSVVVKTRGKVVHREIRKPSRAKLTRKELKRKGKLRYGRYTVVVRAHNKKGWGPAKTKKFRVKRR, translated from the coding sequence ATGCCCAGACGGACCACCACGACGACGCTGCTCGCAGCCACGATCAGCGGCGCGGGTCTGGTCGCCGCGACCCTCGCGACGGCACCGAGCGCAGCCGCTGCCGACGTCGATCCGGCACCGGTGCGGGTGGTGAGCGGCGGTTCCACCGGGCTGGGCATCCCGCACGGCGTGACCCACGACGGGTTCGGGCGGCTGTACGTCGCGAACCCCACCTCCGACTCGGTCACCGTCTACGGCGCGAGCGCGAGCGGCAACGCGGCGCCGATCCGTACGATCGCCGGCGGAGCGACCGGGCTCGACCAACCGACCGATGTCGCGGTGGACGATGCGGGGTACCTCTACGTGTCGGCCATGGGAGCCGGGAGCGTCCGGGTGTTCGCCCCCGGCGCGAACGGCAACGTCGCGCCGGTGAAGGTGCTCGCGGGCGCGAACACCGGGATCGACGAGCCCTACGGAGTGGATGTCGACGCCGGCGGCACGGTGTACGTCACCGACTTCGCCAGCAGCCGCGTTCTCGTGTTCGGCCCGGCCAAGTCGGGCAACGCGACGCCGAGCAGGACAGTGGCCGGGGCGCAGACCGAGCTCGACGGCCCGGTCGGCATCGACGTCGCGCAGGGCCGGATGTATGTCACCAACTACCTCACCGGCACGGTGACCGTGTACCCGGCGACAGCCGACGGCAACGTCGCGCCGGCGCGCCTGATCGGCGGCCTGCAGACCCAGCTCGCCTACCCGTTCGGTGTGCAGACTGACTCGTTCGGCCGGATCTACGTCGCGAACTTCAACCCGGGATCGGTCGTCGTCTTCGGGCCGGGAGCCGACGGCAACAAGGCCCCGCTCGCCCGAGTCACAGGACCGACGTCGCAGCTCACGAACCCGATCGGCATCACGGTCGACGCGACTCATACGCCGACGGTGACCTCCGGCAACACCGTGCTCTCGTACGCCCCGCTGTACCCGGTCCCGACGCCGGGCCCGCTGGTGACGAAGCCAGGCCAGGTCCGGTCGTTGACGGTCAAGGGCAAGCCGCGGGCAAAGCGCTGGATCGTGGACTGGCGCCGGCCCGGCTACATCGGCCAGGCCGCGATCAACCGCTACTCGGTCGTGGTCAAGACGCGCGGGAAGGTCGTCCACCGCGAGATCCGCAAGCCGTCCCGCGCGAAGCTGACCCGCAAGGAGCTCAAGCGCAAGGGCAAGCTCCGCTACGGCCGCTACACGGTCGTCGTCCGCGCCCACAACAAGAAGGGCTGGGGACCGGCGAAGACGAAGAAGTTCCGCGTCAAGCGCCGCTGA
- a CDS encoding SMP-30/gluconolactonase/LRE family protein — protein sequence MKTRTLLAAGTAGVGLIAATLAAAPTASAADVNRPPVQVVSGGNTGLNLAVGVTRDKAGRLYAASYSNNAIRIFGPNANGNATPLRSIQGGATQLSAPADVAVDNAGYLYVTNEGTNKITVYPPGANGNVAPAKQISGANTNMSAPYGIDVDSSGTVYIASFGNDRLLVFGPAKNGNATPTRQITGGQTELSSPAGVEVSPSGRIYVTNYSANTVTAYQKTANGNVPPVRLIGGLQTQLATPWSIDTDSSGRLYVANNTAAAVTVYGAGANGNKAPLTRLIGGATQLANPYGVVVDANHRLSVGNGSGNALLTYKALYPKVTKPGKVRNLKVKGKPRAKRWIVDWKKPSKTGNAPINRYQVVVKKGSLTVHKEFRKPTYAVLTRPELKKGGKLRYGKYKVIVRAHNKKGWGPNAAKTFRVKRR from the coding sequence ATGAAGACTCGTACCCTGCTCGCTGCCGGCACCGCCGGCGTCGGGTTGATCGCCGCGACGCTGGCCGCGGCTCCCACGGCGTCGGCCGCCGACGTCAACCGCCCCCCTGTCCAGGTCGTCTCGGGCGGCAACACGGGGCTGAACCTCGCCGTCGGTGTGACCCGGGACAAGGCCGGGCGTCTCTACGCTGCCAGCTACAGCAACAACGCGATCCGGATCTTCGGGCCGAACGCGAACGGCAACGCGACGCCGTTGAGGTCGATCCAAGGAGGTGCTACCCAGCTGTCGGCGCCCGCCGACGTCGCCGTCGACAACGCGGGCTACCTGTACGTCACCAACGAGGGGACCAACAAGATCACGGTCTACCCGCCGGGGGCGAACGGCAACGTCGCACCGGCGAAGCAGATCTCGGGCGCGAACACGAACATGAGCGCGCCGTACGGGATCGATGTCGACAGCAGCGGAACGGTGTACATCGCAAGCTTCGGCAACGACCGCCTCCTCGTGTTCGGCCCGGCGAAGAACGGCAACGCCACACCGACCCGCCAGATCACCGGCGGACAGACCGAGCTCAGCAGCCCGGCCGGCGTCGAGGTCTCTCCCAGCGGGCGGATCTACGTCACCAACTACTCGGCCAACACGGTGACCGCCTACCAGAAGACGGCCAACGGGAACGTTCCTCCGGTGCGACTCATCGGAGGCCTGCAGACGCAGCTCGCGACACCGTGGAGCATCGATACCGACTCGAGCGGGCGGCTCTACGTCGCGAACAACACGGCGGCGGCAGTGACGGTGTACGGCGCGGGCGCCAACGGCAACAAGGCACCGCTGACCAGGCTCATCGGTGGAGCCACGCAGCTCGCCAACCCGTACGGGGTGGTCGTTGACGCGAACCACCGACTGAGTGTCGGCAACGGTTCGGGCAACGCCCTGCTGACCTACAAGGCGCTCTACCCGAAGGTCACGAAGCCGGGGAAGGTCCGCAACCTCAAGGTCAAGGGCAAGCCGCGGGCCAAGCGGTGGATCGTCGACTGGAAGAAGCCGTCCAAGACGGGCAACGCCCCGATCAACCGCTACCAGGTGGTGGTCAAGAAGGGCAGCCTCACGGTGCACAAGGAGTTCCGCAAGCCGACGTACGCGGTGCTCACCCGTCCCGAGCTGAAGAAGGGCGGCAAGCTCCGGTACGGCAAGTACAAGGTGATCGTCCGCGCCCACAACAAGAAGGGCTGGGGACCCAACGCCGCGAAGACGTTCCGCGTCAAGCGCCGCTGA
- a CDS encoding gamma-aminobutyraldehyde dehydrogenase produces MSTPAPFDPARIPAGQFIGGAYVDGHGPEDVVVSSPATGDVVATYASANDDDVAAAVDAAARAYPEWSAATPGERSAALYALARRFDEIADDLAAAETLQTGKSIRMSTEFDVPGTIDNTDFFAGAARNLEGKASGNYSGGHASSIRREPLGVIGSIAPWNYPLQMAAWKILPAIAAGNTIVLKPAEITPFTSLMFAQAAKDAGLPDGVVNVINGPGATTGQRLVADPGVAMTSFTGSTAVGKQIAATAAATVKRVHLELGGKAPFVVFDDADLEAAIRGAVAGSIINGGQDCTAATRAYVHESRFEEFTEGVAALMRKVVIGDPTDPATDLGALSSAAHRDKVAAMVDRARAAGANVLCGGRAPERNGFYYEPTLLTGLAQDAEAVQDEIFGPVLVALPFSDDDEAIRLANDTPYGLAASAWTRDIYRAERASAEIQAGCVWINDHISIISEMPHGGYKASGYGKDMSTYSFDEYTQVKHVMRDLTGEARRDWHSTVFSA; encoded by the coding sequence ATGAGCACGCCTGCGCCGTTCGATCCCGCCCGTATCCCCGCCGGTCAGTTCATCGGCGGTGCGTACGTCGACGGGCACGGCCCCGAGGACGTCGTCGTGTCCAGCCCCGCGACCGGCGACGTCGTGGCGACGTACGCGTCGGCCAACGACGACGACGTCGCCGCTGCGGTCGACGCAGCCGCCCGGGCGTACCCGGAGTGGTCCGCCGCGACGCCGGGCGAGCGCAGCGCCGCACTGTACGCGCTGGCGCGCCGCTTCGACGAGATCGCCGACGACCTCGCGGCCGCCGAGACGCTCCAGACCGGCAAGTCGATCCGGATGTCCACCGAGTTCGACGTCCCCGGCACGATCGACAACACCGACTTCTTCGCCGGCGCGGCCCGCAACCTCGAGGGCAAGGCGAGCGGCAACTACTCCGGCGGGCACGCCTCGTCGATCCGCCGCGAGCCCCTCGGCGTGATCGGCTCGATCGCCCCGTGGAACTACCCCCTCCAGATGGCAGCCTGGAAGATCCTCCCCGCGATCGCGGCCGGCAACACGATCGTGCTCAAGCCCGCCGAGATCACGCCGTTCACCTCCCTGATGTTCGCGCAGGCGGCGAAGGACGCCGGGCTGCCCGACGGCGTCGTGAACGTGATCAACGGCCCCGGCGCCACCACCGGTCAGCGTCTCGTCGCCGACCCGGGTGTCGCGATGACCTCCTTCACCGGCTCGACCGCGGTCGGCAAGCAGATCGCCGCGACCGCAGCCGCCACGGTCAAGCGCGTGCATCTCGAGCTCGGCGGCAAGGCCCCGTTCGTGGTCTTCGACGACGCCGACCTCGAGGCCGCGATCCGCGGAGCGGTCGCCGGTTCGATCATCAACGGCGGCCAGGACTGCACGGCGGCCACCCGGGCGTACGTGCACGAGAGCCGGTTCGAGGAGTTCACCGAGGGCGTCGCCGCGCTCATGCGCAAGGTCGTGATCGGCGACCCCACCGATCCCGCGACCGACCTCGGCGCGCTCAGCTCGGCCGCGCACCGCGACAAGGTCGCCGCGATGGTCGACCGTGCCCGGGCCGCCGGCGCGAACGTGCTCTGCGGCGGCCGCGCACCCGAGCGGAACGGCTTCTACTACGAGCCGACGCTGCTCACCGGGCTCGCCCAGGATGCCGAGGCGGTCCAGGACGAGATCTTCGGCCCGGTCCTCGTCGCTCTGCCGTTCTCCGACGACGACGAGGCGATCCGGCTCGCGAACGACACCCCGTACGGCCTGGCGGCGTCGGCGTGGACGCGCGACATCTACCGCGCCGAGCGTGCGAGCGCCGAGATCCAGGCCGGCTGCGTGTGGATCAACGACCACATCTCGATCATCTCGGAGATGCCGCACGGCGGGTACAAGGCGTCGGGCTACGGCAAGGACATGAGCACGTACTCGTTCGACGAGTACACGCAGGTCAAGCACGTGATGCGCGATCTGACGGGCGAGGCGCGACGCGACTGGCACTCCACGGTCTTCAGCGCCTGA
- a CDS encoding TetR/AcrR family transcriptional regulator: MTSDAAPIKRTRAARVPADQRRAEILVAALDVFGTRGFHKASLGEIAERVGITHQGILHHFGSKEQLLVEVLEYRDATDVADFENAEPPHGPLLLDHLVRTAQTNTTRGGLVQSYAVLSAESVTEGHPAQDSFRDRFTHLRGMIADALADTVPADRRPPEEELDAAASSIIAVMDGLQVQWLLDPERVDMPAAVALVIDALLARWGLAARAADVL; encoded by the coding sequence ATGACGAGCGACGCCGCCCCCATCAAGCGCACGCGGGCCGCGCGGGTCCCGGCGGACCAGCGGCGTGCCGAGATCCTCGTCGCGGCGCTCGACGTCTTCGGCACCCGTGGCTTCCACAAGGCATCGCTCGGGGAGATCGCCGAGCGGGTCGGCATCACGCACCAAGGCATCCTGCACCACTTCGGGTCGAAGGAGCAGCTGCTCGTGGAGGTGCTCGAGTACCGCGACGCGACCGACGTCGCCGACTTCGAGAACGCCGAGCCGCCGCACGGTCCACTGCTCCTCGACCACCTCGTACGGACCGCGCAGACGAACACGACCCGTGGCGGGCTGGTGCAGTCGTACGCCGTGCTGTCGGCGGAGTCCGTGACGGAGGGGCACCCGGCGCAGGACTCGTTCCGCGACCGGTTCACCCATCTGCGGGGCATGATCGCGGATGCGCTCGCCGACACCGTGCCGGCGGACCGGCGTCCCCCGGAGGAGGAGCTCGACGCGGCCGCGTCCTCGATCATCGCGGTGATGGACGGGCTGCAGGTGCAGTGGCTGCTCGACCCGGAGCGCGTGGACATGCCCGCCGCGGTCGCGCTGGTGATCGACGCGCTCCTGGCGCGGTGGGGTCTGGCTGCGCGCGCGGCCGACGTGCTCTGA
- a CDS encoding ABC transporter substrate-binding protein, with translation MAVLKRRAASAALAAAALLLVAACGGGDDDSDASSDSSCEPAADGEKVTLTFSSWVPGMQETVDLWNENNPDIQVKYKEVVGGNEGTYQAYSNQIKAGTTGDIGMVEFDNLASFRLQDGLYDIGGCEPWQEAEGDFVDWTVSQVSFGEDGSAYGVPMDVGPMALYYRKDLFEQNDIGVPTTWDEYYEAAKKIKALGATIGDFPPDQPAWFTSLAWQNGATWFSEDGGTWTVSLNDDATEQVADYWQKLLDERLLDTVPGLGDPQWNALDNGKEWSIIGAAWTTKLLENSAPKTAGKWAVAPMPQWEAGDNAAGNWGGSNAVVFKNTEHPYEAAKFATWAFSAPEALALNNKNGGQYPATTEGQASLPALTEGLPYYGDQKVWEVFAEASKGVDPSFQWGPTMTQTYSDLGNGLGQAVNGQATLADALEEAQSKTVDTMEAQSLDVSE, from the coding sequence ATGGCGGTACTCAAGCGACGCGCCGCGTCCGCCGCGCTCGCGGCTGCGGCGCTCCTCCTCGTCGCAGCGTGCGGCGGGGGCGACGACGACTCCGACGCCTCCTCCGACTCGAGCTGCGAGCCGGCTGCTGACGGCGAGAAGGTCACCCTCACGTTCTCCTCCTGGGTCCCCGGGATGCAGGAGACGGTCGACCTCTGGAACGAGAACAACCCCGACATCCAGGTGAAGTACAAGGAGGTCGTCGGCGGCAACGAAGGCACCTACCAGGCGTACTCGAACCAGATCAAGGCCGGCACGACGGGCGACATCGGCATGGTCGAGTTCGACAACCTCGCGAGCTTCCGGCTCCAGGACGGCCTGTACGACATCGGCGGCTGCGAGCCGTGGCAGGAGGCCGAGGGCGACTTCGTCGACTGGACGGTCTCGCAGGTCAGCTTCGGCGAGGACGGCTCGGCGTACGGGGTGCCGATGGACGTCGGGCCGATGGCGCTCTACTACCGCAAGGACCTGTTCGAGCAGAACGACATCGGCGTCCCGACGACGTGGGACGAGTACTACGAGGCCGCGAAGAAGATCAAGGCCCTGGGCGCGACGATCGGTGACTTCCCGCCGGACCAGCCTGCATGGTTCACCTCGCTCGCGTGGCAGAACGGCGCCACGTGGTTCTCCGAGGACGGCGGCACGTGGACGGTCAGCCTGAACGACGACGCCACCGAGCAGGTCGCCGACTACTGGCAGAAGCTGCTCGACGAGCGTCTGCTCGACACCGTGCCCGGACTCGGCGACCCGCAGTGGAACGCTCTGGACAACGGCAAGGAGTGGTCGATCATCGGCGCTGCCTGGACCACCAAGCTGCTCGAGAACAGCGCACCGAAGACGGCCGGCAAGTGGGCCGTGGCGCCGATGCCGCAGTGGGAGGCCGGTGACAACGCCGCCGGCAACTGGGGCGGCTCGAACGCGGTGGTCTTCAAGAACACCGAGCACCCGTACGAGGCCGCGAAGTTCGCCACCTGGGCGTTCAGCGCACCGGAGGCGCTGGCGCTCAACAACAAGAACGGCGGCCAGTACCCGGCGACGACCGAGGGACAGGCCAGTCTGCCTGCGCTCACCGAGGGCCTGCCGTACTACGGAGACCAGAAGGTCTGGGAGGTGTTCGCGGAAGCCTCGAAGGGAGTCGACCCGAGCTTCCAGTGGGGCCCGACCATGACCCAGACCTACTCCGACCTCGGCAACGGGCTCGGCCAGGCCGTCAACGGGCAGGCCACCCTTGCGGACGCCCTCGAGGAGGCGCAGAGCAAGACCGTCGACACGATGGAGGCGCAGTCGCTCGACGTGTCCGAGTAG
- a CDS encoding carbohydrate ABC transporter permease, whose protein sequence is MATTAAPPRTDAAAPPPRRRPPVRHKGAIVGFLAPFAVLFTAFYVVPIAYAVWQSFFTVEREGTFGKAREVFGGLTQYQRVLTDADFWGSIGNVAVFFVLSIPLQLGLALVFALLLDSPLVKGRSFFRLAFFAPYAVPGVIAAIMWGFLYSPGISPFPQVADRYDLLGPDLVVFAMVNVVNWVYTGYNMLIIYSALQSIPRDAIEAATIDGAGQFRIAWSIKIPAVAPALILTGVFSIIGTLQLFNEPKVFRSISSAVSSDYTPNLMVDATSNIPDYHLAAAMSVVLALITCTLSFTFLKVTQKRAFS, encoded by the coding sequence ATGGCGACCACCGCCGCGCCGCCGCGTACAGACGCGGCCGCGCCGCCGCCCCGACGGCGACCGCCCGTGAGGCACAAGGGCGCGATCGTGGGATTCCTCGCCCCGTTCGCGGTGCTGTTCACCGCGTTCTACGTGGTGCCGATCGCCTACGCGGTCTGGCAGTCGTTCTTCACCGTCGAGCGTGAGGGGACCTTCGGCAAGGCCCGCGAGGTCTTCGGCGGGCTCACCCAGTACCAGCGCGTCCTGACCGACGCGGACTTCTGGGGGAGCATCGGCAACGTCGCGGTGTTCTTCGTCCTCTCGATCCCGCTCCAGCTCGGGCTGGCTCTGGTGTTCGCGCTGCTGCTCGACTCGCCGCTGGTCAAGGGACGCAGCTTCTTCCGCCTGGCGTTCTTCGCCCCGTACGCGGTGCCGGGCGTCATCGCGGCGATCATGTGGGGCTTCCTCTACTCGCCCGGGATCTCACCGTTCCCCCAGGTCGCCGACCGCTACGACCTGCTCGGCCCGGACCTCGTCGTGTTCGCGATGGTCAACGTCGTCAACTGGGTCTACACCGGCTACAACATGCTGATCATCTACTCCGCGCTCCAGTCGATCCCCCGTGACGCGATCGAGGCGGCGACGATCGACGGCGCCGGCCAGTTCCGGATCGCCTGGTCGATCAAGATCCCCGCGGTCGCTCCCGCACTCATCCTGACCGGGGTGTTCTCGATCATCGGCACCTTGCAGCTCTTCAACGAGCCGAAGGTGTTCCGGTCGATCTCGAGCGCGGTCAGCAGCGACTACACCCCGAACCTCATGGTCGACGCCACCTCGAACATCCCCGACTACCACCTCGCGGCCGCGATGTCGGTGGTCCTCGCCCTGATCACGTGCACGCTGTCGTTCACGTTCCTCAAGGTCACGCAGAAGCGAGCGTTCTCGTGA
- a CDS encoding carbohydrate ABC transporter permease, translating to MSAPTSGPARTRGRTRRRPQAPARSQRPAPLGVGTATLFMVVCASYFLVPLWWLLVASSRDRASLADGDGLWFAQPFELFANIQGTVTYDDHIFLRWAFNSVIYSGVGAALGTLFAAMAGYALAKFVFPGREAVFNVILAGVLVPATALALPLFLLFSGFGQADTMWAVLLPSLVSPFGVYLARIYAASSVPDELLEAARIDGASEFRTFFTVSTRLMVPALVTIFLFQFVAVWNNFFLPLVMLQSTDLYPLTLGLHTWNSQVTHTPQLQLYVIVGSLLSVVPLVIAFLSLQRFWRGGLADGGVK from the coding sequence GTGAGCGCCCCGACGAGCGGCCCCGCCCGTACGCGCGGTCGCACGCGCCGGCGTCCGCAGGCGCCCGCCCGCTCGCAGCGCCCCGCGCCCCTGGGCGTCGGCACGGCCACGCTCTTCATGGTCGTCTGCGCCTCGTACTTCCTGGTCCCGCTCTGGTGGCTGCTGGTCGCGTCCAGCCGCGACCGCGCGTCGCTGGCCGACGGTGACGGGCTGTGGTTCGCGCAGCCCTTCGAGCTGTTCGCGAACATCCAGGGCACGGTCACCTACGACGACCACATCTTCCTGCGCTGGGCCTTCAACAGCGTGATCTACTCCGGGGTCGGCGCAGCCCTGGGCACGCTGTTCGCGGCGATGGCCGGGTACGCGCTGGCGAAGTTCGTCTTCCCGGGCCGCGAGGCGGTCTTCAACGTGATCCTCGCGGGCGTCCTCGTCCCGGCGACCGCGCTCGCGCTGCCGCTGTTCCTGCTGTTCAGCGGATTCGGCCAGGCCGACACGATGTGGGCGGTGCTGCTGCCGAGCCTGGTCTCGCCGTTCGGCGTCTACCTCGCCCGGATCTACGCGGCGAGCAGCGTCCCCGACGAGCTGCTGGAGGCGGCGCGGATCGACGGTGCGTCGGAGTTCCGCACGTTCTTCACCGTGTCGACCCGCCTGATGGTGCCCGCGCTCGTGACGATCTTCCTCTTCCAGTTCGTCGCGGTGTGGAACAACTTCTTCCTCCCGCTGGTCATGCTCCAGAGCACCGACCTCTACCCGCTCACCCTCGGCCTGCACACCTGGAACAGCCAGGTCACCCACACGCCCCAGCTCCAGCTCTACGTGATCGTCGGGTCGCTGCTGTCCGTCGTCCCGCTCGTGATCGCGTTCCTCTCGCTCCAGCGGTTCTGGCGGGGCGGGCTCGCCGACGGCGGCGTCAAGTAG